A portion of the Malania oleifera isolate guangnan ecotype guangnan chromosome 3, ASM2987363v1, whole genome shotgun sequence genome contains these proteins:
- the LOC131151888 gene encoding ATP-citrate synthase beta chain protein 2, translating into MATGQLFSRTTQALFYNYKQLPIQRMLDFDFLCGRETPSVAGIINPGAEGFQKLFFGQEEIAIPVHSTIEAASAAHPTADVFINFASFRSAAASSMTALKQPTIRVVAIIAEGVPESDTKQLIGYARANNKVVIGPATVGGVQAGAFKIGDTAGTIDNIIQCKLYRPGSIGFVSKSGGMSNELYNTVARVTDGIYEGIAIGGDVFPGSTLSDHVLRFNNIPQVKMMVVLGELGGRDEYSLVEALKQGKINKPVVAWVSGTCARLFKSEVQFGHAGAKSGGEMESAQAKNQALRDAGAVVPTSYEAFEAAIKETFETLVAQGKITPVKEVKPPQIPEDLNTAIKSGKVRAPTHIISTISDDRGEEPCYAGVPMSSIVEQGYGVGDVISLLWFKRSLPRYCTHFIEICIMLCADHGPCVSGAHNAIVTARAGKDLVSSLVSGLLTIGPRFGGAIDDAARYFKDAYERNLSPYEFVESMKKKGIRVPGIGHRIKRGDNRDKRVELLQLFARTHFPSVKYMEYAVQVETYTLSKSNNLVLNVDGAIGSLFLDLLAGSGMFTKPEIDEIVQIGYLNGLFVLARSIGLIGHTFDQKRLKQPLYRHPWEDVLYTK; encoded by the exons ATGGCCACAGGACAACTATTCTCCCGGACTACACAGGCATTATTTTACAATTACAAACAACTTCCTATCCAACGGATGCTtgattttgactttctttgtg GGAGGGAAACTCCTTCGGTTGCTGGTATTATAAATCCTGGTGCTGAgggttttcaaaaactcttttttggACAAGAGGAAATTGCCATCCCAGTTCATTCAAC CATTGAAGCAGCTAGTGCTGCACATCCTACAGCTGATGTTTTTATAAACTTTGCATCGTTTAGAAG TGCTGCTGCTTCATCAATGACTGCTCTGAAACAGCCAACCATTAGGGTGGTGGCTATAATAGCTGAAGGTGTTCCTGAGTCAGACACCAAGCAGTTGATTGGGTATGCACGGGCAAACAATAAG GTTGTTATTGGTCCAGCAACTGTTGGAGGCGTCCAGGCTGGGGCATTTAAGATTGGTGACACTGCTGGAACAATTGACAATATAATTCAATGCAAGCTCTATAGGCCGGGATCCATTGGTTTTGTCTCCAAATCT GGTGGCATGTCTAATGAGCTGTACAACACAGTTGCCCGTGTAACAGATGGAATCTATGAAG GTATTGCCATTGGGGGAGATGTGTTCCCAGGTTCCACTCTTTCTGATCATGTTCTGCGATTTAACAATATCCCACAG GTTAAGATGATGGTTGTGCTTGGGGAACTTGGTGGCCGAGACGAATACTCCCTAGTTGAGGCCTTGAAACAGGGAAAGATCAATAAACCAGTGGTTGCTTGGGTTAGCGGAACTTGTGCACGGCTTTTTAAATCAGAAGTTCAATTTGGTCATGCT GGGGCCAAAAGTGGCGGTGAGATGGAGTCTGCACAAGCCAAGAACCAAGCCCTTAGGGATGCTGGAGCTGTTGTTCCCACTTCCTATGAAGCATTTGAAGCTGCAATCAAGGAAACATTTGAGACACTT GTTGCACAGGGGAAGATTACACCTGTAAAGGAAGTCAAGCCTCCACAAATCCCTGAAGATCTCAATACTGCTATTAAAAGTGGGAAAGTTCGTGCTCCAACTCATATTATCTCCACCATCTCAGATGACAGAG GCGAGGAGCCATGCTATGCTGGTGTCCCAATGTCCTCCATAGTTGAGCAAGGTTATGGTGTGGGTGATGTTATTTCTCTATTATGGTTCAAACGCAGCCTTCCCCGTTATTGTACACATTTTATTGAG ATTTGCATCATGTTATGTGCCGACCATGGTCCTTGTGTCTCTGGTGCTCACAACGCTATAGTTACAGCAAGAGCTGGAAAGGACCTTGTTTCCAGCCTTGTCTCAG GTTTGCTTACAATTGGTCCTCGATTTGGTGGGGCCATTGATGATGCTGCTCGATATTTCAAGGATGCTTATGAAAGG AATCTTTCACCTTACGAGTTTGTTGAGAGCATGAAAAAGAAGGGCATCCGCGTACCTGGAATTGGACACAG GATCAAGAGGGGGGACAACAGAGACAAGAGAGTAGAGCTGCTACAATTGTTTGCACGCACACATTTCCCTTCCGTGAAGTACATGGAATATGCTGTTCAAGTGGAAACTTACACTCTCTCCAAATCAAATAACCTGGTCCTTAACGTAGATGGTGCAATCGGATCCCTTTTCCTGGACCTCCTCGCTGGCAGTGGGATGTTCACCAAGCCTGAGATTGATGAGATTGTCCAGATTGGCTATCTGAATGGGCTCTTTGTGCTTGCACGCTCCATTGGTCTGATTGG GCACACCTTTGACCAGAAGAGATTGAAGCAGCCGCTGTATCGCCACCCATGGGAGGATGTCCTCTACACCAAGTGA